Sequence from the Amycolatopsis sp. NBC_00345 genome:
GGGCCGTACCGCGAAGTCCGTCATGCCCCGATCAAACCAAGCCGGCCGGTCCGGGGCCACGCGATTTACCGGGGCGCGTCCACCCGGTACTGGCCGCTGGTGCCGGTCACGGTGATGGGCACGTGTTTCCGCTCCCCCGCGACGTCCACTGTGCACTGGAACTGGTTGCCGTCGGCGACGGGCTGCCGGTCGGGGCAGGTGACCTCGCCGAGGCCGTGCAGCCCGTAGTTCTCGGTGAGGACCTTCGCGACGCCGGCGCTCATGGCCTTGGCGTCGAACACCCGGACCGGCGGTGCG
This genomic interval carries:
- a CDS encoding DUF4333 domain-containing protein; the encoded protein is MRAVRVLGWCVVGLLAAAGCDSGSKPDRPEWTMTFGHPATASSSAPPVRVFDAKAMSAGVAKVLTENYGLHGLGEVTCPDRQPVADGNQFQCTVDVAGERKHVPITVTGTSGQYRVDAPR